One genomic segment of [Phormidium] sp. ETS-05 includes these proteins:
- a CDS encoding UPF0175 family protein gives MEIIEFQKLLADRGICVHYDVKDLEQDVQHLRDRGWL, from the coding sequence ATGGAAATTATAGAGTTTCAAAAGCTGCTGGCCGATCGCGGCATTTGTGTTCACTACGATGTAAAAGACCTTGAACAGGATGTTCAGCACCTGCGCGATCGGGGCTGGTTATGA
- a CDS encoding GAF domain-containing protein, which yields MANDKLRMINDRLFLRMKRDVLLQQTMSDIQENLDIDRVVLYYFYRQWQGQVICEAVKYRDLSILGSTGADECFNDEYAALYLGGRARAIVDIETENIQDCHRDFMRSIKVRSNLVVPVITHSNLWGLLAVHQCYATRNWTEADIDFMRQEAENVAASPAIVHP from the coding sequence ATGGCTAATGACAAGTTGAGAATGATTAACGATCGTCTCTTTCTCCGCATGAAGCGAGACGTATTGCTGCAACAAACTATGAGCGATATCCAAGAAAACTTGGATATTGACCGAGTGGTTTTATATTATTTTTACCGCCAGTGGCAAGGTCAGGTAATTTGCGAAGCGGTCAAATATCGAGATTTATCGATTTTGGGATCTACGGGCGCTGATGAATGTTTTAATGATGAATATGCGGCTCTATACTTAGGGGGACGTGCCAGAGCCATTGTGGATATTGAAACTGAAAATATCCAGGATTGTCATCGAGATTTTATGCGGAGCATCAAAGTCCGCTCTAATTTGGTAGTGCCCGTGATTACTCATAGCAATCTTTGGGGACTGCTCGCAGTGCATCAATGTTATGCTACCAGAAACTGGACGGAAGCTGATATCGACTTTATGCGTCAAGAGGCAGAAAATGTGGCTGCTTCCCCAGCGATCGTCCATCCTTAA
- a CDS encoding DUF29 domain-containing protein — MRAYHGKIDGKLCLAIMAENPEVKLYDLDFAQWVAATVAQLQAREFDCLDLPNLIEEIDSLDNRDKRELQSQLQVLLSHLLKRVYVASANDFRVWGLTIREQRRELQLLLAQSPSLKSYFLDIFAKCWQDALEEVSSDYPGFDLPHICPFPTDTDAILSQRFWED, encoded by the coding sequence GTGAGGGCATATCATGGTAAAATCGATGGTAAATTATGTCTAGCAATTATGGCAGAAAATCCAGAGGTTAAGTTGTACGATTTAGATTTCGCTCAATGGGTCGCCGCCACCGTCGCCCAACTGCAAGCGCGGGAATTTGACTGCTTAGACTTGCCCAATCTGATTGAGGAAATAGACAGTTTAGACAACCGAGATAAACGAGAGTTGCAAAGCCAGTTACAAGTGCTGCTATCCCATTTACTAAAACGGGTTTACGTCGCTTCTGCCAATGATTTTAGAGTTTGGGGACTCACCATCCGAGAACAGCGCCGGGAATTGCAGCTTTTGCTAGCACAATCCCCCAGTCTTAAATCATATTTCTTAGATATATTCGCCAAATGTTGGCAAGATGCTTTAGAGGAGGTAAGCTCCGACTATCCAGGGTTTGATTTACCCCATATCTGCCCTTTCCCTACGGATACTGATGCCATATTATCCCAGCGGTTTTGGGAGGATTGA
- a CDS encoding alpha/beta hydrolase-fold protein, translated as MKHPTSFNPSGDKIRWLAGCCLLIIPLTSGCFNPPPPPTANAETTTPTAPTPTTMAEPMLKPGWHRNLTIDGVPYDLYIPANYRSASLLVLPGWNYERTSWVDNAPLVDYADKYGYALILPEMLVTLYESAYYPETTLKWQPVPGGKFIKERLIPEIQNQHNLLLPGQYNTLLGLSTGGRGVALIALENPGLFAAGASLSGDFSQENTPDDRLMTAVYGAFSEFPQRWLGRDNPQARAPEWIMPLYLAHGTDDEIVPESQSRLFYYALRQRRGDDIVVQYHAVPGAGHDYEFWGGQLPSVFEFFEKVKKSS; from the coding sequence ATGAAACATCCTACATCTTTTAATCCCAGTGGTGACAAAATCCGGTGGCTCGCTGGCTGTTGTCTCCTCATCATCCCTTTAACCAGCGGCTGTTTCAACCCCCCGCCGCCACCAACCGCCAACGCCGAAACCACCACTCCCACTGCACCCACCCCCACCACTATGGCAGAACCCATGCTCAAACCCGGTTGGCATCGCAATTTAACCATTGATGGGGTTCCCTACGACCTGTATATCCCCGCCAACTACCGCTCTGCATCCCTACTGGTTCTCCCTGGTTGGAATTATGAGCGTACCAGTTGGGTGGATAATGCTCCCCTGGTAGATTACGCCGATAAATATGGTTATGCACTGATTTTGCCGGAAATGCTGGTGACTCTGTATGAGAGTGCTTACTACCCAGAAACTACCCTGAAATGGCAGCCAGTTCCTGGTGGTAAATTCATCAAAGAAAGGCTGATTCCGGAAATCCAAAACCAACATAATTTGCTTCTACCCGGACAATACAATACCCTTTTAGGTCTTTCTACTGGTGGTAGGGGGGTAGCTTTAATTGCCCTGGAAAATCCCGGTTTGTTTGCTGCCGGAGCCAGTCTTTCCGGTGATTTCAGCCAGGAAAATACCCCGGACGATCGGCTAATGACTGCCGTTTATGGTGCCTTCTCGGAATTTCCCCAGCGGTGGCTTGGACGTGACAACCCCCAAGCCAGAGCCCCCGAATGGATCATGCCTTTATATCTCGCTCATGGCACCGATGATGAGATTGTGCCCGAATCTCAAAGCCGCTTATTTTATTATGCCCTACGCCAGAGACGCGGTGACGATATTGTAGTACAATATCATGCCGTTCCCGGTGCCGGACATGATTATGAATTTTGGGGCGGACAGCTTCCCTCTGTGTTTGAGTTTTTCGAGAAAGTCAAAAAAAGTTCGTAG